The Kribbella sp. NBC_00662 nucleotide sequence TCGAACGGCTCGCCCTCGAGCTCCAGAGTGCCGTCGTCACCGTCCTTGGGCAGCGGGGGCACCAGCTGGTCCGGTCCGTACTCCGTGACCAGCGCCTCGACCTCGATACCGAGCTCGCCCAGCGCCTTCTCGTACAGCTGCTCGAGCCGCATCTTCTGCTCGGCCCGGGCCAGCGCGTCCCGGTGGACGGTGTTCGTGAGCTGCTCCAGCTCGGAGCTCAGGTTCCGGGTCGCGGACCGGGCCTGCGAGAGCGCCTGCTCCCGGTCGGCCCGCTGCGCCTGGATCGCCGACCGCTCGGCCGCCGCCTGCTGCAGCGAAGACTCCAGCCTGGCCAGCACGTGACCAGCGGCCAGGTGCACGGCCTGCGCCGCGTCTGCCTGCCGCGCACGCCGCGCCGCCCGCGCGATCGCCCGGGCCCGCGCCTCGCGCTCCTGACGGGCAGCACGCTCCAGCGAGTCGGCCCGGCCGGACAGCGCGCGGGCCCGCTCCTCGGTGGTTCGCAGCGCTAGCCGCGCCTCCATCTCGGCCGCACGCCCAGCCTTGGCCGCCTCGGCCAGCCGGTCGCGCTCCGACGTGTCCGGCTCGTCGCCGTCGTCCTCGAACGCCTCGGCGTCCATCAGCCGCTCTTCGAGCTCGGCCAGGCCGGACAGGTTCTTGTCGCGCTCCTCCTCGGCCGCAGCGATCGCCTCGGCCATCCGCTGCGCCTCACCACGAGATGCCTTCGCCAGCGACCCGAAGTGCGCCAACTGCTCAGCCACTGCGGCCATGGCCGCGTCGGACTCGTGCAGCCGGGCCAGCGTGATCTCGACGGACTCCTTCTGCCGAGCCCGCTCGTCCTCCAGCCCCTGCAGCTCGAACCGCAGCCGCTCGCTCCGCGCCGTCGCCTCGAGCAGCTTCTCCGAGGCCTCGTCGACCGCGGACTGCACCTCGATCAGGCTCGGCGCCGCATCCGACCCGCCGTACGCGAAGTGCGCACCCAGCACGTCACCCGCGCGCGTCGTGCACGTGACGTCGGGCAGGTTCCGCACGAGAGACTGCGCCGCCGGTACGTCGTCCACCACGGCGACCTTGCGCAGCAGCCGCCGCAACGCGGGCCGCAGCGTCTCCGGGCAGTCCACGACGTCGACAGCGTACGACGCTCCGTACGGCAGGACCGGCCACATCGAGTAGTCGTCGGCGGGAGCGTCACCGAGCAGCATCCCGGCGCGGCCGAGGTCGTGCTGCTTCAGATGCCCGACCGCCTCCAGTGCGGCGTCGGCATGGGTGACGGCGACCGCGTCAGCGGCCTCGCCGAGGGCGGCCGCGATGGCGGTCTCGTACCCGGAGCGGACGCTCAGCAGTGCGGCGACCGAGCCCATCAGGCCGTTGACCTGCTCGGAGGCGGCGAGCAGGGCGCCGGCGCCGTCCTTGCGGTTCAGGCCGAGCTCGAGCGCTTCCTTGCGCGCGGCCAGACCGGTGCGCTCGCGCTCGGCGTCACGCTCCTCCGCCCGCAGCTTCGCCAGCCGCTCGTCCATCTCGTCGAGAACGGCCTGGGCGGCCTCGAACTGGTCGTCGAGCCCCTTCTCGCCGGCGTCCAGCCCGGCGACCTGGGTCTCCAGGGCCGTGAAGTCGTGCTGCGCCTTGGCGGCGCGGACCTCGGCCTCGTGCATGTTGCTGGCGAGCCGGCCGATCTCGGACTCGGCGGCGGCCGCGCGGCTCTTCAGCGCGTTCACCTGGCCGGTCAGCCGGGCCAGACCCTCACGGCGGTCGGCGGCGGCCCGGATCAGCGCGGAGATCCGGCGCTCCTCCTCGGCCTCCTGGGACTCCAGCTGCTGGCGGCGCTCGACGGACTCGGCGAGCAGCTCGGAGTGGGCCTCGACCTCGGCCTCGATCTGCGCCTCGGTCTCGCGGACCCGGGCCGCTTCGAGCTCGAGCTCCTCGGGATCCCTGCCGGAGCGCGGGCCGTCGTCGGCCTCGTCGTTGAGCGAGCGGATCCGGTCCGCCGCGATCCGCGCCGTGCCTTTGATCTTCTCGCCGAAGCCGGACAGCTGGTACCAGGTGTCCTGGGCGGCCTGCAGAGCCGGGGCGTCCTCGCGGAGCGCGTCCTCGAGCTCGGCCTCCAGCTCGCGGGCCTCGCGCAGCTTCGCCTCGGTCTCGGACCGGCGCTCGGTCAGTGCGGCCTCGTCCCGCAGCTCGGCCTCGAGCGCGGACTGGGCCTGGACGATGTCGTCGGCGAGCAGCCGTGCGCGACCGTCCCGGACCTCTGCCTGGATCGTCACCGCCCGGCGCGCCACCTCCGCCTGGCGTCCGAGCGGCTTCAACTGGCGGCGGATCTCGGCGATCAGGTCCCCGAGCCGGTGGAGGTTGCCCTCGGTGGCCTCCAGCTTCCGGATCGCCTTTTCCTTGCGCTTGCGGTGCTTCAGGACGCCGGCGGCCTCCTCGACGAACCCGCGCCGGCCCTCGGGCGTGGCGCGCAGGATCGAGTCGAGCTGGCCCTGGCCGACGATGACGTGCATCTCGCGGCCGATACCGGAGTCGCTGAGCAGTTCCTGGACGTCGAGCAGGCGGCAGTTCTGGCCGTTGATCTGGTAGTCGGACCCGCCGTTGCGGAACATCGTCCGGCTGATCGTCACCTCGGCGTACTCGATCGGCAGCGCGCCGTCGGTGTTGTCGATGGTGAGCACCACCTCGGCGCGCCCGAGCGGGGCGCGGCCGGAGGTGCCGGCGAAGATGACGTCCTCCATCTTGCCGCCGCGCAGCGACTTCGCGCCCTGCTCACCCATCACCCAGGCCAGTGCGTCGACGACGTTCGACTTGCCGGAGCCGTTGGGTCCGACGATGCAGGTGATGCCTGGTTCGAAGTTCATCGTCGTCGCGGACGCGAACGACTTGAATCCCCGGAGCGTCATGCTCTTCAGGTACAAGGCGAAGCTCTCCAAACCCGTGAAAGGACAGACGATACCTAAGGAACCGTCGTAACTGCTCGTGCCGCTACCCGGGGGAAGTAGTTCCGCTGCGCAGTCTACAAACAGATGCGCGTGAACTTGTGGAGGCCGACCGGTGAAGAAGGGGCCGACTGCAAGGGCAACAGAATTTGAACATGCGGTGCTTGTCTAAAAGGCTTGTCCAGAACGCAGTCGGCGGAGGCCCGGACGGGGGCCACCGCCGTGGTTGTGCGGACGGTCGAGATGCAGTTCTCTCTTGTCGCGGCTAGGGTCCTCAGACCGAAGCGGGGGCGCGCAGAGCCTCGTCGACGGTCAGCAGGCGACCCTCGTGAATCTGTGCGACGAGGTGGTCGTTCTCTGCCTGCAGACGCATCACGTGCGCCTCCAGGTCGGCGACACGCCGGTTGAGCAGACGAACCTGCTCGAGCATGCGCGGGTCAGTGCCTCCAAGATGCCCTAGAAGAGCCTTGGCCATTGTGCTGTCCTCCGGAAGGGTTCTGGCCGGGTGCGCTCCAGGTCCTGGTCATGAAGGAGCGCTGAAAATGTGTGCCGTCTTTCAGGGTGACACCGGCGGGGGCGACGGGTCAACCTGGGCCACGTTTATTAACGATACCTCGCTCACCAGCGAACATGGCGCGGAACCGGCTGACATTTCGGGCACCGGTACGACGAACGGTTCATGAACGGCTCGCGACGGATCGGCCGGCCGTCCCGGGGGCACTGCGATCCCTCCTGCCCGTAGACGTTCAGGCCGCGTTCGAAGTACCCGGATTCCCCGTTGACGTTGACGTAAAGCGCGTCAAAGCTGGTGCCACCAACGTTCAGCGCCTCGGCCATCACCTCGTGGGCCTGGTGCAGGATCCCCTTGATTTGCACGGGTTTCAGCGTTTCGGTGGCCCGCGCGTAGTGCAGCTTGGCCCGCCACAACGCTTCGTCGGCGTAGATGTTGCCGATCCCGCTGACCACGGTCTGGTCCAGCAGCGCCCGCTTCAACCCGGTCCTGCGGCGCCGGATCTTCGCGGTCGCCAGGTCCGGATCGAACAGAGGATCGAACGGATCCCGGCCGATGTGGGCGATCTCGGCGGGCAGCTCGGCGCCGCCCTCGGAGTACGACAGACCACCGAACATCCGCTGGTCCACAAAACGGACCTCTCCGCGGTCGTCCGCAAAGCGGAACCGGACCCGGAGATGCGGTTCGTCGGGCGCCCCGACCGGCTGGACCCGGAACTGACCGCTCATCCCGAGGTGGGTGAGGACGGCGTCCCCGGACGCCAGCGGGAGCCACAGGTACTTCCCGCGGCGGGCCGGCTCGGTGAACACCTGACCCTTGAGCCGGGCCACGAAGTCGTCCGGTCCGGCGGCATGACGCCGTACCGGGCGGGGATGCAGCACCTCGACCGCGTCGATGGTGCGGCCGGTGGTGAACTCCGCCAGACCCCGGCGGACGACCTCTACCTCGGGAAGCTCGGGCACCTAGGGCTGCTGCGAGGGGTCCGTGCTGTCGGGATGCGCCGCGCGCAGGGCCTTCCAGGCGGTCTCGGCGGCCTGCTGCTCGGCTTCCTTCTTGCTCCGGCCGATGCCGTGACCGTACGTGTCGGTGCCGATCCGGACCCGGGCCTCGAACGTCTTCGCGTGGTCCGGTCCGGACTCGGCGATGACGTACTCCGGGACGCCGACGCTGAGCTGGGCGACCAGTTCCTGCAGCGACGTCTTCCAGTCCAGGCCGGCGCCGAGCCGGGCCGACGACTCCATCAGGTCGTCGAACAGCCGGTGCACGACCATGCCCGCGGTCTCGAACCCGCGGTCCAGGTAGACGGCGCCGATCAGTGCCTCGACGCAGTCGGCCAGGATCGACGACTTGTCCCGGCCGCCGGTGGCTTCCTCGCCGCGTCCGAGCCGCAGGTACTTGCCGAGCTTGAGCTCGCGGGCGACACCCGCGAGCGCACGCATGTTGACCACCGCGGCCCGTAGCTTGGCCAGCCGGCCCTCGGACAGGTCCGGGTGATTCCGGAACAGCGACTCCGTGACGATGACGCCGAGCACGGAGTCCCCGAGGAACTCCAGCCGCTCGTTCGTCGGCAACCCGCCGTTCTCGTACGCGTACGAGCGGTGGGTGAAGGCGTGCTCCAGCAATTCGTCAGCCAGCGATACGCCGAGCCGCTGGTTCAGCTCGGCGTAGAGCCCCGTTTCGTTGGCAGAGTTCACTGGGTTGGTGCCGTTTAGCTCTCGACGACCTGGCGACGCTCGCCCTTGGCGCCGTACTGGCCGCAGTTGGGGCAAACGGTGTGCTGCAGGTGCTTCGCGCGGCAGGCGGGGTTCACGCAGGTCACCAGCGACGGGGCAGTGGTCTTCCACTGGGCCCGGCGGCTACGGGTGTTGCTGCGCGACATCTTCCGCTTCGGAACGGCCACGGTTATGACTCCTCGGTTCGGCCGGGGGCTGGTGGACCCGGCCGGCTAGCTGACGTTGGTGTTCAGTTGTGCTGCGGTGGTTCGTCGGTCTGGAGCAGACCGCCGAGGGCGGCCCAGCGCGGGTCGACACCGTCCTCGTGCTGATGGCCGGGCTCGTCCGCCAGGCGTGCCCCGCAGTCGGGGCACAGACCCGGACAGTCGTCCGTACACAGCGGCTGGAACGGTAGTGCGAGCACCACCTGGTCCCTCAGCACCGGCTCGAGGTCGATCAGATCGCCCTCCATCCGGCTGGCCTCGTCCGGCTCGGCTTCGCTCTCCGGGTAGACGTACAGCTCCTGGACGTCAGCGAGGAACTCGTCCTCGATATCGACCAGGCACCGCGCGCACTCCCCGACCAGACGGCCGCGGGCCGTACCGGTGACGAGCACCCCTTCGACCACCGATTCCAGCCGTAGATCGAACTGGATCGGATCGCCTTCGGGGACGCCGATCACGTCGATTCCGAGATCTGCCGGCGCCGGCGCCGTGAAAGTGACTTCGCGTTGGGACCCGGCGCGGCGTGTCAGCTCGTGCGTATCGATCACGAGTGGGGACCGCGGGTCCAAGACGCTCAGAGCGAACCTTTCAGGCGTGGGCAGGCAAGAACTCGGTCTCGTCGAGACCGGTGCTCTACATTACCAACTCCGCGGCGCTGCGCCCAATTCGGGGTCAGGCTAGAACTTCGCCAGTAACCGGGAGTGAACGGCCGGGGTCACGAACGTGCTCACGTCGCCGCCGAGGCGGGCGATCTCCTTGACCCAGCTGGACGAGATGAAAGCGTTCTCCGGGGCGGTCGGGAAGAACAGCGTGTCGACCCCGGTCATCCGCCGGTTGAGCTGGGCCATCTGCAGCTCGTAGTCGTAGTCGGCGGCCGAGCGCAGGCCCTTCACGATCACGCCGGCGCCCTCGGCCCGGCAGTAGTCGACCAGCAGCCCGTCGAAGGTGCCGACCCGGACGTTCGGGAACGGCGCAATCAGCTCAGTGAGCATGTCGATCCGCTCCTGTGGCCCGAACAGCCGGTTCTTCGACTGGTTCACGCCGGTCGCGACGATCAGCTCGTCGAAGGCGGCGGCCGCCCGGGTGACGATGTCGAGATGCCCGACCGTGGGCGGATCGAAGGTCCCTGGAAAGACCGCCTTAGCCATGCCGGTGACCGTACCAAAGCCGGGCCTCGCCGTACTTGCGGTCCCGTAGCGCGGCGAATCCGTCCGGCCACTCCCACGGCTCCCGCTTGCCCCGCTCGACGACCACCACCGCGTCGTCCGCGAGCCACTCGCGCGCCGCGAGGTCGGTCAGCACGTCCTGTAGCTCGGTGGTCTCCAGCTTGTACGGCGGGTCCGCGAACACCAGGTCGAACCGCGCCGGAACCTCACCCGCAGTGATCTTCTCGACCGGGCGTGTCACGAGCTTCGCCCCGGGCAGCCCGACGACCTTGAGGTTGGCCGCGATCACCTCGGCGGCCTTGCGGTCGGACTCGACCAGCAGCACGGTCGTGGCACCGCGGGACAGCGCTTCGAGCCCGATCGCGCCCGATCCGGCGTACAGGTCGAGCACGGCCAGTCCGACGAAGCTGCCGAACTCCGACTCCAGCGACGAGAACAGCGCCTCCCGCACCCGGTCCGCGGTCGGCCTGGTCCCACTCCCCGCCGGCACGGCGATCCGCCGCCCACCGGCCGCTCCCCCGACGATCCGCGTCACGGGGCCTCCCGTTCTGGACTGAGGAGCGGAGGGAGCCAAGCGACCGCAGCGACGAGGGAAGAACGGGAGCGAAAGCCCCGTGACCCCCGCGCCGGAGGCGCGGCATTCAGCACAGTCACGTCTTCTCCAAGTATTCGGTGGTCTCCGACTCGAGGGCGCTGCGTACGACGGACCGGAGCACCGGGTACTCGGCCAGCTCCGCGTCGACCGACACGATCGAGTTCGCCACGTGACGGGCGGCGAGGATGATGTCCTCGTCGCGCAGCACGCTGAGCAGCTTCAGGCTGGTGCGGCGCCCGGACTGCGCGACGCCGAGTACGTCGCCCTCGCGCCGGGTCTCCAGGTCGATCCGGGACAGCTCGAAGCCGTCGGTCGTGGAGGCGACGGCGTCGAGTCGCCCGTACGACTTGGATCCCGGCCAGAGATCCGTGACGAGCAGGCACAGCCCCGGCACCTTGCCCCGGCCGACCCGGCCGCGGAGCTGGTGCAGCTGGGAGATGCCGAACCGGTCGGCGTCCATGATCACCATCGTCGAGGCGTTCGGTACGTCGACCCCGACCTCGATCACCGTGGTCGCGATCAGTACGTCGATGTCGCCGGCCGCGAACCGCGACATCACCGCGTCCTTCTCCTCGGCCGGCAGCCGCCCGTGCAGGATCTCGACGCGCAGGTCGTGCAGGATCTCGCCCAGCGCCTCGGCGACCTGCATGACCGAGATCGGCGGCCGGGCCTGCTTCTTCCCGCCTTCGTCGGTCTCGAGCAGCTCGCCTTCCTCGTCGCCGGCGTTCTTGACGTCGTCGCCGATCCGCGGGCACACGACGTACACCTGATGTCCCTTGCCGACCTCCTCGCGGACCCGGGTCCAGGCGCGTTGCAGCCACTCGGGCTTCTCCTTGGCGGGGACGACCGACGACTGGATCGGCGACCGGCCGGCCGGGAGCTGGGTGAGCGTGGAGACCGC carries:
- the rnc gene encoding ribonuclease III — protein: MNSANETGLYAELNQRLGVSLADELLEHAFTHRSYAYENGGLPTNERLEFLGDSVLGVIVTESLFRNHPDLSEGRLAKLRAAVVNMRALAGVARELKLGKYLRLGRGEEATGGRDKSSILADCVEALIGAVYLDRGFETAGMVVHRLFDDLMESSARLGAGLDWKTSLQELVAQLSVGVPEYVIAESGPDHAKTFEARVRIGTDTYGHGIGRSKKEAEQQAAETAWKALRAAHPDSTDPSQQP
- a CDS encoding DUF177 domain-containing protein produces the protein MIDTHELTRRAGSQREVTFTAPAPADLGIDVIGVPEGDPIQFDLRLESVVEGVLVTGTARGRLVGECARCLVDIEDEFLADVQELYVYPESEAEPDEASRMEGDLIDLEPVLRDQVVLALPFQPLCTDDCPGLCPDCGARLADEPGHQHEDGVDPRWAALGGLLQTDEPPQHN
- the mutM gene encoding bifunctional DNA-formamidopyrimidine glycosylase/DNA-(apurinic or apyrimidinic site) lyase, whose protein sequence is MPELPEVEVVRRGLAEFTTGRTIDAVEVLHPRPVRRHAAGPDDFVARLKGQVFTEPARRGKYLWLPLASGDAVLTHLGMSGQFRVQPVGAPDEPHLRVRFRFADDRGEVRFVDQRMFGGLSYSEGGAELPAEIAHIGRDPFDPLFDPDLATAKIRRRRTGLKRALLDQTVVSGIGNIYADEALWRAKLHYARATETLKPVQIKGILHQAHEVMAEALNVGGTSFDALYVNVNGESGYFERGLNVYGQEGSQCPRDGRPIRREPFMNRSSYRCPKCQPVPRHVRW
- the rpmF gene encoding 50S ribosomal protein L32, with protein sequence MAVPKRKMSRSNTRSRRAQWKTTAPSLVTCVNPACRAKHLQHTVCPNCGQYGAKGERRQVVES
- the coaD gene encoding pantetheine-phosphate adenylyltransferase; protein product: MAKAVFPGTFDPPTVGHLDIVTRAAAAFDELIVATGVNQSKNRLFGPQERIDMLTELIAPFPNVRVGTFDGLLVDYCRAEGAGVIVKGLRSAADYDYELQMAQLNRRMTGVDTLFFPTAPENAFISSSWVKEIARLGGDVSTFVTPAVHSRLLAKF
- the rsmD gene encoding 16S rRNA (guanine(966)-N(2))-methyltransferase RsmD — protein: MTRIVGGAAGGRRIAVPAGSGTRPTADRVREALFSSLESEFGSFVGLAVLDLYAGSGAIGLEALSRGATTVLLVESDRKAAEVIAANLKVVGLPGAKLVTRPVEKITAGEVPARFDLVFADPPYKLETTELQDVLTDLAAREWLADDAVVVVERGKREPWEWPDGFAALRDRKYGEARLWYGHRHG
- the smc gene encoding chromosome segregation protein SMC, with the protein product MYLKSMTLRGFKSFASATTMNFEPGITCIVGPNGSGKSNVVDALAWVMGEQGAKSLRGGKMEDVIFAGTSGRAPLGRAEVVLTIDNTDGALPIEYAEVTISRTMFRNGGSDYQINGQNCRLLDVQELLSDSGIGREMHVIVGQGQLDSILRATPEGRRGFVEEAAGVLKHRKRKEKAIRKLEATEGNLHRLGDLIAEIRRQLKPLGRQAEVARRAVTIQAEVRDGRARLLADDIVQAQSALEAELRDEAALTERRSETEAKLREARELEAELEDALREDAPALQAAQDTWYQLSGFGEKIKGTARIAADRIRSLNDEADDGPRSGRDPEELELEAARVRETEAQIEAEVEAHSELLAESVERRQQLESQEAEEERRISALIRAAADRREGLARLTGQVNALKSRAAAAESEIGRLASNMHEAEVRAAKAQHDFTALETQVAGLDAGEKGLDDQFEAAQAVLDEMDERLAKLRAEERDAERERTGLAARKEALELGLNRKDGAGALLAASEQVNGLMGSVAALLSVRSGYETAIAAALGEAADAVAVTHADAALEAVGHLKQHDLGRAGMLLGDAPADDYSMWPVLPYGASYAVDVVDCPETLRPALRRLLRKVAVVDDVPAAQSLVRNLPDVTCTTRAGDVLGAHFAYGGSDAAPSLIEVQSAVDEASEKLLEATARSERLRFELQGLEDERARQKESVEITLARLHESDAAMAAVAEQLAHFGSLAKASRGEAQRMAEAIAAAEEERDKNLSGLAELEERLMDAEAFEDDGDEPDTSERDRLAEAAKAGRAAEMEARLALRTTEERARALSGRADSLERAARQEREARARAIARAARRARQADAAQAVHLAAGHVLARLESSLQQAAAERSAIQAQRADREQALSQARSATRNLSSELEQLTNTVHRDALARAEQKMRLEQLYEKALGELGIEVEALVTEYGPDQLVPPLPKDGDDGTLELEGEPFDRAKVEKRLKQAERALNQLGKINPLALEEFDAMEERHRFLSEQLDDLKKSRRDLMDIVKEVDERVEQVFTEAYRDVEIAFEHVFSRLFPGGEGRLVLTDPDDMLGTGIDVEARPPGKKVKRLSLLSGGERSLVAVAFLVALFKARPSPFYILDEVEAALDDTNLGRLLEIYEELRENSQLLVITHQKRTMEVADALYGVTMRGDGVSSVISQRIREPEPV